A portion of the Malania oleifera isolate guangnan ecotype guangnan chromosome 3, ASM2987363v1, whole genome shotgun sequence genome contains these proteins:
- the LOC131150333 gene encoding cyclin-dependent kinase inhibitor 5-like isoform X2: protein MGKYMRKAKATGEVAVMEVSQSSLGVRTRAKTLALQRLQKSGLAAAAAASASASASASASSGSYLQLRSRRLEKPPIHDSRRHRHSQSPPNESCMQNPNPSSDSKADPNPTSRASSRLRVGSVTPGSGGSVSLFGLKKDEAPEDAKEKVGLEEETPENNHNDFVIEASFGENILEFEGRERSTRESTPCSLIRDPDAIRTPGSTTRPASSTQTNWRTENSMRRHIPTAIEMDEFFTGAEEQQQRLFIEKYNFDPVNDKPLPGRFEWEKLDP, encoded by the exons ATGGGGAAGTACATGAGGAAGGCGAAGGCTACAGGGGAAGTAGCGGTCATGGAGGTTTCGCAGTCCTCCTTGGGGGTCCGCACAAGAGCTAAAACCCTAGCTCTGCAGAGGCTCCAGAAGTCTGGTCTGGCGGCTGCGGCGGCGGCTTCGGCTTCGGCTTCGGCTTCGGCTTCGGCGAGCTCTGGGTCTTACCTCCAGCTGAGGAGCCGACGACTCGAAAAGCCCCCAATTCACGACTCCAGGAGACACAGGCACAGCCAATCTCCTCCTAATGAAAGCTGCAtgcaaaaccctaaccctagctCTGACTCTAAAGCAGACCCAAATCCTACTTCTAGGGCAAGTTCAAGGCTGAGGGTGGGGTCTGTGACCCCTGGGTCTGGTGGGTCTGTTTCTCTTTTTGGTCTGAAGAAAGATGAGGCACCAGAAGATGCTAAAGAGAAGGTGGGCTTAGAGGAGGAGACTCCGGAGAACAATCACAATGATTTTGTTATAGAGGCCTCTTTcggagaaaatattttggaatttgAAGGTAGAGAACG GAGCACTAGGGAATCCACACCTTGCAGCCTGATAAGGGACCCTGACGCCATAAGAACCCCTGGTTCAACTACTAGGCCTGCCAGTTCAACCCAGACTAACTGGAGAACAGAGAACTCAATGAGAAGACATATCCCAACAGCCATTGAAATGGATGAGTTCTTCACTGGCGCAGAAGAACAGCAGCAAAGACTATTTATTGAGAA GTACAACTTTGATCCTGTGAATGACAAGCCACTCCCTGGACGTTTTGAATGGGAGAAACTGGATCCTTAG
- the LOC131150333 gene encoding cyclin-dependent kinase inhibitor 5-like isoform X1, protein MGKYMRKAKATGEVAVMEVSQSSLGVRTRAKTLALQRLQKSGLAAAAAASASASASASASSGSYLQLRSRRLEKPPIHDSRRHRHSQSPPNESCMQNPNPSSDSKADPNPTSRASSRLRVGSVTPGSGGSVSLFGLKKDEAPEDAKEKVGLEEETPENNHNDFVIEASFGENILEFEGRERSTRESTPCSLIRDPDAIRTPGSTTRPASSTQTNWRTENSMRRHIPTAIEMDEFFTGAEEQQQRLFIEKYALCKEKFSPSCQFSNCRARLPSHDLTYHSLSFFIPGTTLIL, encoded by the exons ATGGGGAAGTACATGAGGAAGGCGAAGGCTACAGGGGAAGTAGCGGTCATGGAGGTTTCGCAGTCCTCCTTGGGGGTCCGCACAAGAGCTAAAACCCTAGCTCTGCAGAGGCTCCAGAAGTCTGGTCTGGCGGCTGCGGCGGCGGCTTCGGCTTCGGCTTCGGCTTCGGCTTCGGCGAGCTCTGGGTCTTACCTCCAGCTGAGGAGCCGACGACTCGAAAAGCCCCCAATTCACGACTCCAGGAGACACAGGCACAGCCAATCTCCTCCTAATGAAAGCTGCAtgcaaaaccctaaccctagctCTGACTCTAAAGCAGACCCAAATCCTACTTCTAGGGCAAGTTCAAGGCTGAGGGTGGGGTCTGTGACCCCTGGGTCTGGTGGGTCTGTTTCTCTTTTTGGTCTGAAGAAAGATGAGGCACCAGAAGATGCTAAAGAGAAGGTGGGCTTAGAGGAGGAGACTCCGGAGAACAATCACAATGATTTTGTTATAGAGGCCTCTTTcggagaaaatattttggaatttgAAGGTAGAGAACG GAGCACTAGGGAATCCACACCTTGCAGCCTGATAAGGGACCCTGACGCCATAAGAACCCCTGGTTCAACTACTAGGCCTGCCAGTTCAACCCAGACTAACTGGAGAACAGAGAACTCAATGAGAAGACATATCCCAACAGCCATTGAAATGGATGAGTTCTTCACTGGCGCAGAAGAACAGCAGCAAAGACTATTTATTGAGAAGTATGCTCTATGCAAAGAAAAATTTTCTCCTTCTTGTCAATTTTCCAACTGCAGGGCTCGTTTACCTTCCCATGACCTGACATACCAttctctttccttttttattCCAGGTACAACTTTGATCCTGTGA